A genomic window from Hippocampus zosterae strain Florida chromosome 13, ASM2543408v3, whole genome shotgun sequence includes:
- the LOC127612601 gene encoding CD209 antigen-like: protein MTVKYQTSTETAMDIDDGNGGYKHLIMNGSKLKYSVYALRNSPFRAATLILGLMCVALVTAVIGQSVHYWKVGKDNQRKLEVVGGEKDKLQSQLKSVQNEKKNLEVSHEHLQQSYNFISKRTNQIQTNNNLLKSEANQLKDSQSKLQASNAALKKDLEQLKSSQEQLQTDKDALSTAKNLLQTKYESMGQSKNVLQANYDSVIKERDNLQNKFNNVTRSKEKLQMSYNVLIKDIEHLQERYTSSSNERDTIASSHQNLTWEKETLQATYTTLAKATDELMASYNSTVEEKKFLESRLKNVTAERDRQRVEISNMSAEVDALRATVTRLNATIKDKVCQSGWKKFENSCYFGSTSKKTWYLSRNYCQGKGADLVIINSKAEMVFINGFFSNNKEVWMGLTDEGVEGQWKWVDGTALTLEYWADGQPNSYNGNQDCGEFWYRSSGNAEWNDEKCSSQKFWVCEM from the exons ATGACTGTGAAGTACCAAACTTCTACGGAGACAGCAATGGACATCGATGATGGGAATGGTGGCTACAAGCATCTGATCATGAATGGCAGCAAGCTTAAATATTCAG tttATGCATTGAGAAACAGCCCTTTTAGGGCTGCCACGCTTATCCTTGGGTTGATGTGTGTTGCCCTAGTGACTGCGGTCATCGGTCAATCTGTCCACT ATTGGAAAGTGGGCAAAGACAATCAGAGGAAATTGGAAGTTGTTGGAGGGGAGAAAGACAAACTACAGTCCCAACTCAAAAGCGTACAAAACGAGAAGAAGAATCTAGAAGTCAGCCACGAGCATTTACAACAAAGTTACAACTTCATATCTAAAAGGACAAATCAAATCCAAACTAACAACAACTTACTGAAATCGGAGGCAAACCAACTGAAAGACAGTCAAAGCAAATTGCAAGCCAGTAATGCTGCTCTAAAAAAAGATCTTGAGCAGCTGAAGAGCAGTCAGGAGCAGTTGCAGACTGATAAAGATGCCTTGTCAACTGCCAAAAACTTACTCCAAACAAAATACGAATCGATGGGCCAGAGCAAAAATGTCTTACAGGCCAACTACGATTCTGTGATTAAAGAGAGAGACAATTTGcagaacaaattcaacaatgtCACAAGGTCAAAAGAGAAGCTGCAAATGAGTTACAACGTTCTGATCAAGGATATTGAGCATCTACAGGAGCGATACACCTCCTCCTCCAATGAGAGAGACACCATTGCGAGCAGTCACCAAAACCTAACGTGGGAAAAAGAAACTCTGCAGGCCACTTACACCACACTGGCCAAAGCTACGGACGAATTGATGGCCTCCTACAATTCCACAGTTGAAGAGAAAAAGTTTCTTGAAAGCCGCTTGAAAAATGTGACGGCAGAGAGAGACCGGCAGAGGGTGGAAATCAGCAACATGAGTGCTGAGGTTGACGCGCTGCGTGCAACCGTCACAAGATTGAACGCAACGATAAAAG ACAAGGTGTGCCAAAGCGGCTGGAAGAAGTTTGAGAACAGCTGCTACTTCGGTTCTACTTCCAAGAAGACATGGTACCTGAGCAGAAACTACTGTCAAGGAAAGGGAGCCGACCTGGTCATCATAAACAGCAAAGCAGAAATG GTATTTATTAATGGCTTCTTTTCAAATAACAAAGAGGTCTGGATGGGATTGACCGACGAGGGAGTAGAGGGTCAATGGAAGTGGGTGGATGGGACCGCACTGACCCTAGA GTATTGGGCTGATGGACAACCAAACAGTTACAATGGCAACCAGGACTGCGGGGAGTTTTGGTATCGTAGTTCAGGAAACGCTGAATGGAATGATGAAAAATGTAGTTCACAGAAATTTTGGGTTTGTGAAATGTAG
- the rtn4rl2a gene encoding reticulon-4 receptor-like 2a — MGTFSISRSRRCSSIVRNCKISISLCLVVWMVLGKPSLASGCPHLCVCYPTPMTVSCQAQNFTAVPVGVPYESQRVFLQNNRIAELRVGSFGFGTQVLWLFSNNITWIEAGAFSELRDLEELDLGDNPNLHRLEGGAFRGLEKLQSLHMHRCKLTALPHDIFRKLYSLHYLYLQENNLHFLQDDIFSDLINLSQLFLHGNRIRTISDNVFRGLVNLDRLLLHDNRIKQVNRRAFRDLGRLTMLFLFNNSLPELPSQTLRDTQGIEFLRLNANPWSCGCEARALWEWFREARVSSSEVICASPSIRRGQDLRFLREMDFALCPLPDPGSIAGSTTTTFSTKTRWWFHKNKPQSSTKGLFEKSSETVKAGLYGKGPSTTTSLVKYELGEEELALPKLDQEEYWANYGNEDSGVTMRCFELECPPEFDLPPFSSSTSLSLPSSLSALAVSVFTLNLHLLFG, encoded by the exons ATGGGAACCTTCTCGATTTCTCGGAGCCGACGATGCTCCTCCATCGTGCGCAACTGCAAAA TCAGCATCTCCCTGTGTCTGGTGGTTTGGATGGTCCTTGGTAAGCCAAGTCTGGCATCGGGGTGCCCGCACCTGTGCGTGTGTTACCCGACTCCCATGACTGTCAGCTGCCAAGCGCAGAACTTCACTGCCGTCCCGGTCGGAGTGCCATATGAGTCGCAGCGCGTTTTCCTCCAGAACAACAGGATCGCTGAGCTCAGAGTTGGCTCTTTTGGCTTTGGGACTCAG GTTCTGTGGCTTTTTTCCAACAACATTACATGGATCGAAGCGGGGGCTTTCAGTGAGCTGAGGGACTTGGAGGAGTTGGACCTAGGGGACAACCCTAACCTTCACCGGCTGGAAGGAGGAGCCTTCCGTGGCCTAGAGAAGCTCCAGAGCCTCCATATGCACCGCTGTAAACTCACAGCCCTGCCTCACGACATCTTCCGCAAGCTTTACAGCCTGCACTATCTCTACTTACAG GAAAACAATCTACACTTCCTACAGGATGACATCTTTTCCGACCTCATCAACCTGAGTCAGCTTTTCCTGCACGGAAACCGTATACGCACGATCTCAGATAATGTATTCCGTGGCTTGGTGAACCTTGACCGCTTGCTCCTTCACGACAACCGCATCAAGCAGGTGAACCGTCGGGCCTTTCGCGACCTTGGTCGTCTGACCATGCTATTCCTCTTCAACAATTCTCTGCCCGAGCTGCCCAGTCAGACTCTGAGGGACACTCAGGGCATAGAGTTCCTCCGCCTCAATGCCAACCCCTGGTCGTGCGGCTGCGAAGCCCGCGCCCTGTGGGAGTGGTTCCGCGAGGCCCGCGTCTCTTCATCTGAGGTGATCTGTGCGTCTCCTTCCATTCGTCGCGGTCAAGACCTTCGCTTTCTTCGAGAAATGGACTTTGCCCTCTGCCCACTGCCTGATCCAGGCTCCATCGccgggtccaccaccaccaccttcagTACCAAAACCAGATGGTGGTTCCACAAAAACAAGCCTCAGTCCTCAACGAAAGGTCTCTTTGAGAAATCTTCAGAGACCGTCAAAGCCGGCTTGTATGGGAAAGGCCCATCTACAACCACATCACTGGTCAAGTATGAGCTGGGGGAGGAAGAACTGGCACTGCCTAAACTTGACCAGGAAGAGTACTGGGCAAACTATGGCAACGAGGACTCTGGGGTCACGATGCGATGCTTTGAGCTCGAATGCCCTCCTGAGTTTGACCTGCCTCCATTTTCCTCCTCGACCTCACTATCCTTGCCCTCTTCCCTTTCGGCACTAGCCGTCTCCGTGTTCACACTCAACCTCCACTTGCTATTTGGCTGA